In Mercurialis annua linkage group LG6, ddMerAnnu1.2, whole genome shotgun sequence, the following are encoded in one genomic region:
- the LOC126688212 gene encoding protein SOB FIVE-LIKE 1: MESSQFFGASAEEEDECHSTESGWTMYLGSSIHGDDDDDQHSYSNGGNGGRNGKYYCQEDDDSDDSMASDASSGPSHQDTAHLKRDDDRNEYDDDGDGKYCSESKVNKIMEKPKKLGDGRKKLAEVGLMGSKGNNNANSNTSPTQSGSKVRKSSWLGKRK; the protein is encoded by the coding sequence ATGGAGTCTTCCCAGTTTTTTGGAGCATcagcagaagaagaagacgagTGTCACAGTACTGAATCAGGATGGACCATGTATCTTGGCTCCTCTATCcatggtgatgatgatgatgatcaaCATAGCTACAGCAATGGAGGAAATGGTGGCCGGAATGGTAAATATTACTGTCAAGAAGATGATGACAGTGATGATTCTATGGCTTCTGATGCTTCTTCCGGTCCGAGTCATCAAGACACGGCTCATTTAAAGCGCGACGATGACCGGAATGAATACGACGACGACGGGGACGGAAAATATTGTTCGGAGAGCAAGGTTAACAAGATAATGGAGAAACCGAAGAAATTAGGTGATGGCAGGAAGAAATTAGCAGAAGTTGGATTAATGGGAAGCAAAGGTAATAATAATGCTAACAGTAATACTAGTCCTACTCAGAGTGGatcaaaagtgagaaaaagCAGTTGGTTGGGGAAAAGAAAATAG